In a genomic window of Saccharothrix sp. HUAS TT1:
- a CDS encoding DUF3558 family protein, with amino-acid sequence MRRVVISLLVAAFGLTSACAYTVNGTPVAEQLLDVDPPFTSSRPTPTGSADPSADPTDEPTDEPTGNVGDICSLIGWKDLPYDVPDKGAKPTDTGYDETFDQSCKWQTSVGSLDVGVTLRFREGRAITLEQSNGQFDLGDRKVTYFDRTTDTSVQPSCVLVMDYAGGGIGIIVIDGSARYGAICDQGKKVAEVLLEKEPAG; translated from the coding sequence ATGCGGCGTGTGGTGATCTCGCTCCTGGTGGCGGCGTTCGGTCTGACGAGCGCTTGCGCGTACACGGTCAACGGCACCCCGGTCGCCGAGCAGCTGCTCGACGTCGACCCGCCGTTCACCTCGTCCAGGCCGACGCCGACGGGGTCGGCCGACCCGTCCGCCGACCCCACCGACGAGCCGACCGACGAGCCGACCGGGAACGTCGGGGACATCTGCTCGCTGATCGGGTGGAAGGACCTGCCGTACGACGTGCCGGACAAGGGCGCGAAGCCGACCGACACCGGGTACGACGAGACGTTCGACCAGTCGTGCAAGTGGCAGACGTCGGTCGGGTCGCTGGACGTCGGCGTCACCCTGCGGTTCCGGGAGGGGCGGGCGATCACGTTGGAGCAGAGCAACGGCCAGTTCGACCTCGGTGACCGGAAGGTGACGTACTTCGACCGGACCACGGACACGTCGGTGCAGCCGTCGTGCGTGCTGGTGATGGACTACGCCGGTGGTGGGATCGGGATCATCGTGATCGACGGCTCGGCTCGGTACGGCGCGATCTGCGACCAGGGCAAGAAGGTGGCCGAGGTGCTGCTGGAGAAGGAGCCCGCCGGCTGA
- a CDS encoding zinc ribbon domain-containing protein yields MPTYEFRCKACGSTFDVKRSMNDASAPAPCPNGHDDTVKLLSMAGLSGKANAPAGGGGGGGCCGGGCCG; encoded by the coding sequence GTGCCCACCTACGAGTTCCGTTGCAAGGCGTGCGGGTCGACCTTCGACGTGAAGCGGTCGATGAACGACGCCTCCGCCCCCGCGCCGTGCCCGAACGGCCACGACGACACCGTGAAGCTGCTTTCCATGGCCGGCCTCAGCGGCAAGGCCAACGCGCCCGCCGGTGGCGGCGGTGGCGGTGGCTGCTGCGGCGGCGGGTGCTGCGGCTGA
- a CDS encoding alpha/beta hydrolase codes for MTLVRGEVPIKANTVLPARREAVTLRTEDGLALVGELALPADRQPRATVVLLHPLPTHGGMMDSHLYRKAAWRLPALADLAVLRFNTRGTASEAGCSEGAFDHAVGERLDVAAALAFVAERGLPSVWLVGWSFGTDLALMHGCDPVVEGAVLISPPLRWSKAEHLRTWATAGKPVVCLVPEFDTYLPPAEARRRFGAGIPTADVIDFPGAKHLMVGHAEEVLDAIVSAAVPEVPTPLPRTWSGPHEQRQVTIVAS; via the coding sequence GTGACGCTCGTGCGTGGCGAAGTCCCGATCAAGGCCAACACCGTGCTCCCGGCACGCCGGGAAGCGGTGACGTTGCGGACCGAGGACGGGTTGGCGCTGGTCGGCGAGCTGGCCCTCCCCGCCGACCGGCAACCGCGGGCCACGGTGGTCCTGCTGCACCCGTTGCCCACGCACGGCGGGATGATGGACTCCCACCTCTACCGCAAGGCGGCGTGGCGGCTGCCCGCGTTGGCGGACCTCGCGGTGTTGCGGTTCAACACGCGGGGCACCGCCAGCGAGGCCGGGTGCAGTGAGGGCGCGTTCGACCACGCCGTGGGCGAGCGGCTGGACGTGGCCGCCGCCCTGGCGTTCGTCGCCGAGCGCGGGTTGCCCTCGGTGTGGCTCGTCGGCTGGTCGTTCGGCACGGACCTCGCGCTGATGCACGGGTGCGACCCGGTGGTCGAGGGCGCCGTGTTGATCTCACCTCCCCTTCGGTGGAGCAAGGCCGAGCACCTGCGGACGTGGGCGACCGCGGGCAAGCCGGTGGTGTGCCTCGTGCCCGAGTTCGACACGTACCTGCCACCGGCCGAAGCCAGACGGCGGTTCGGCGCGGGCATCCCGACCGCGGACGTCATCGACTTCCCCGGCGCCAAGCACCTCATGGTCGGGCACGCCGAAGAGGTGCTGGACGCGATCGTGTCCGCGGCCGTGCCCGAGGTGCCCACGCCGTTGCCGCGCACCTGGTCCGGCCCCCACGAGCAGCGTCAGGTGACCATCGTGGCCTCCTGA
- a CDS encoding GNAT family N-acetyltransferase, whose product MTPTPGPDEPRTDRLLLRRVGPGDVRAAIAVLSDPETNRFNPAGPPSAEQAVKMPAEWQAHWAHDGIGYWAVELPGTGEVVGFGDLRHHELDGERTLNLFYRFRTRHWGRGYAGEMARAAVDWAGRVRPVAIIADPGNTPSQRVAEKLGFAHVGDSTTAEGPVLVWRRQEATMVT is encoded by the coding sequence ATGACCCCCACCCCGGGACCGGACGAACCGCGGACCGATCGCCTGCTGCTCAGGCGCGTCGGCCCTGGTGATGTGCGGGCGGCGATCGCCGTGCTGTCCGATCCGGAGACCAACCGCTTCAACCCGGCCGGGCCACCGTCCGCGGAGCAGGCGGTGAAGATGCCGGCCGAGTGGCAGGCCCACTGGGCGCACGACGGCATCGGCTACTGGGCGGTGGAGCTGCCGGGGACCGGGGAGGTCGTCGGCTTCGGGGATCTGCGCCACCACGAGCTGGACGGTGAGCGGACGCTCAACCTGTTCTACCGGTTCCGCACCCGGCACTGGGGCCGCGGCTACGCCGGGGAGATGGCGCGCGCGGCCGTCGACTGGGCGGGTCGGGTCCGGCCGGTGGCGATCATCGCCGACCCCGGCAACACGCCCTCCCAGCGCGTCGCGGAGAAGCTGGGCTTCGCGCACGTGGGCGACAGCACCACCGCCGAGGGTCCGGTGCTGGTCTGGCGGCGTCAGGAGGCCACGATGGTCACCTGA
- a CDS encoding alpha/beta fold hydrolase, producing the protein MKPVPLVLLHAFPLDSRMWDGVRDLLKPITPDQRGGGRSPDLVAVADDVLRLLDQRGIERAVVGGCSMGGYVAMALLRRDPSRVAGLVLADTRAGADAEEARANRFTMAARVEAEGVGWVPETVVSGLLGPAPDAAVVERVRELVLAQDPAEVAWAQRAMAARPDSTRVLAEADVPALVLVGEHDVLTPPALARELAGVLRRGECVELPGVGHLTPLEAPGAFASAVLDWRRRAGV; encoded by the coding sequence ATGAAACCTGTGCCTCTCGTCCTGCTGCACGCCTTCCCGCTCGACTCGCGGATGTGGGACGGGGTCCGTGACCTGCTGAAACCGATCACGCCGGACCAGCGGGGCGGCGGACGTTCACCCGATCTGGTGGCTGTTGCGGATGACGTGCTGCGGTTGCTCGACCAGCGCGGGATCGAGCGGGCGGTGGTCGGCGGGTGCTCCATGGGCGGGTACGTGGCGATGGCGCTGCTGCGGCGCGACCCGTCGCGGGTGGCAGGGCTGGTGCTGGCGGACACCCGGGCCGGGGCGGACGCCGAGGAGGCGCGGGCGAACCGGTTCACGATGGCGGCCCGGGTCGAGGCGGAGGGCGTCGGCTGGGTGCCGGAGACGGTCGTGAGCGGGCTGCTCGGTCCGGCGCCGGACGCGGCGGTGGTCGAGCGGGTGCGCGAGCTGGTCCTCGCCCAGGACCCGGCGGAGGTGGCGTGGGCGCAGCGGGCGATGGCCGCTCGACCGGACTCGACGCGGGTGCTGGCGGAGGCGGACGTGCCGGCGTTGGTGCTGGTGGGGGAGCACGATGTCCTCACGCCGCCCGCGTTGGCCAGGGAGCTGGCGGGGGTGCTGCGGCGGGGCGAGTGCGTCGAGCTGCCGGGCGTCGGGCACCTGACGCCGTTGGAGGCGCCGGGCGCGTTCGCCTCGGCGGTCTTGGACTGGCGGCGGCGTGCCGGTGTTTGA
- a CDS encoding chromosome segregation protein — translation MGLADDRDLVPLGSGFDIVKRGYDRAQVEDHLERLDSDLRLLAADRDAAVSQTNDLARQLEAARSEIAELRGQVERLSLPPTTLEGLSERLQRMLRLAQDEANEIKARAEAEGGHIRAKAEADAGVLRTRYEKLIAELDQRRADMEAEHRGVLEQARAEADRVVGEARAEAARLDEESLQRRTTVEEDFEIAMAARRVESMKTLAEQEASSKGEAERRVREAAEEAARVRAQLAQEQAASNAEAQRLVREATEEANRRRHDSVSEATARVQEATDEANRRVREATEEANRRVAQATQKVDALRQLRNRLSQQLHAVSSALHDVTPLLDPLDEEHPQPPTPTTPPAPSATPTPATAAPTTPTAAPTPAPTSTKPAPDGPTQKITRPKPQPTKR, via the coding sequence ATGGGCCTCGCCGACGACCGTGACCTCGTCCCCCTGGGATCCGGCTTCGACATCGTCAAGCGCGGGTACGACCGCGCCCAGGTCGAGGACCACCTGGAACGCCTCGACTCGGACCTGCGCCTGCTCGCCGCCGACCGCGACGCGGCGGTGTCGCAGACCAACGACCTGGCCCGGCAGCTGGAGGCGGCCCGGTCGGAGATCGCCGAGCTGCGCGGCCAGGTGGAGCGGCTGTCCCTGCCGCCGACGACGTTGGAGGGCCTGAGCGAGCGGTTGCAGCGGATGCTGCGGCTCGCGCAGGACGAGGCGAACGAGATCAAGGCGCGGGCCGAGGCCGAGGGCGGGCACATCCGCGCCAAGGCCGAGGCCGACGCGGGGGTGCTGCGCACCCGGTACGAGAAGTTGATCGCCGAGCTGGACCAGCGGCGCGCCGACATGGAGGCCGAGCACCGGGGTGTGCTGGAGCAGGCGCGCGCCGAGGCCGACCGGGTGGTCGGCGAGGCGCGGGCCGAGGCGGCCAGGTTGGACGAGGAATCCCTCCAGCGCCGGACCACGGTCGAGGAGGACTTCGAGATCGCGATGGCGGCCCGGCGGGTCGAGTCGATGAAGACGCTGGCCGAGCAGGAGGCGTCGTCCAAGGGCGAGGCCGAGCGCCGGGTGCGCGAGGCGGCCGAGGAGGCAGCCCGGGTGCGCGCCCAGCTGGCCCAGGAGCAGGCCGCGTCGAACGCCGAGGCGCAGCGGTTGGTGCGCGAGGCGACCGAGGAGGCCAACCGCCGCCGGCACGACTCGGTCAGCGAGGCGACGGCCCGCGTCCAGGAAGCGACCGACGAGGCGAACCGCCGCGTGCGCGAGGCCACCGAGGAAGCCAACCGCCGCGTCGCCCAGGCCACCCAGAAGGTCGACGCCCTCCGCCAACTCCGCAACCGCCTCTCCCAGCAACTGCACGCCGTCAGCTCCGCCCTGCACGACGTCACCCCCCTGCTGGACCCCCTGGACGAGGAACACCCCCAACCCCCCACCCCCACCACTCCTCCCGCACCCTCCGCCACTCCCACCCCCGCCACTGCCGCTCCCACCACCCCCACTGCCGCTCCCACCCCCGCTCCCACCTCGACCAAACCGGCCCCCGACGGCCCAACCCAAAAGATCACGCGCCCGAAACCCCAACCGACCAAGCGCTGA
- the ccrA gene encoding crotonyl-CoA carboxylase/reductase: protein MQKILDAILADELDAIGSLDVPESYRGVTVHADEVRMFEGLETKDKDPRKSLHVDEVATPELGPGEALVAVMASAINYNTVWTSIFEPLSTFGFLKKYGGRHDQPFHVVGSDLAGVVLRTGPGVNAWKPGDRVVAHCLDVQLEHPEGHGDTMLDPEQRIWGFETNYGGLAEIALVKANQLMPMPAHLTWEEAASPGLVNSTAYRQLVSTNGANMKQGDTVLIWGASGGLGSYATQFALNGGATPVCVVSSPEKAEICRRMGAELIIDRSAEGYRFWKDEHEQDPREWKRLGARIRELTGGDDPDIVFEHPGRETFGASVYVAKRGGTVVTCASTSGFLHQYDNRYLWMHLKRIIGSHFANYREAWEANRLVAKGKIHPTLSKVYSLEDTGQAAHDVHRNAHQGKVGVLALAPSEGLGVRDHELRAAHLTGINRFRGV from the coding sequence GTGCAGAAGATCCTCGACGCGATCCTCGCGGACGAACTGGACGCGATCGGATCGCTGGACGTACCGGAGAGCTACCGGGGCGTGACGGTGCACGCCGACGAGGTCCGGATGTTCGAGGGCCTGGAGACCAAGGACAAGGACCCGCGCAAGTCGCTGCACGTCGACGAGGTCGCCACCCCGGAGCTCGGCCCCGGCGAGGCGCTGGTGGCCGTGATGGCGAGCGCCATCAACTACAACACCGTGTGGACCTCGATCTTCGAGCCGCTGTCGACGTTCGGGTTCCTGAAGAAGTACGGCGGCCGGCACGACCAGCCGTTCCACGTGGTCGGCTCCGACCTGGCGGGCGTGGTGCTGCGCACCGGTCCCGGCGTGAACGCGTGGAAGCCCGGCGACCGCGTCGTCGCCCACTGCCTGGACGTGCAGCTGGAGCACCCGGAAGGGCACGGCGACACCATGCTCGACCCCGAGCAGCGGATCTGGGGCTTCGAGACCAACTACGGCGGCCTGGCCGAGATCGCGCTGGTCAAGGCCAACCAGCTGATGCCGATGCCCGCGCACCTCACGTGGGAGGAGGCGGCGTCACCCGGTCTGGTGAACTCCACCGCCTACCGGCAGCTCGTGTCGACCAACGGCGCGAACATGAAGCAAGGCGACACCGTGCTCATCTGGGGCGCGTCCGGCGGCCTCGGCTCCTACGCCACCCAGTTCGCGCTCAACGGCGGCGCGACCCCGGTGTGCGTGGTGTCGTCGCCGGAGAAGGCCGAGATCTGCCGCCGGATGGGCGCGGAGCTGATCATCGACCGCAGCGCCGAGGGCTACCGGTTCTGGAAGGACGAGCACGAGCAGGACCCGCGCGAGTGGAAGCGGCTCGGCGCGAGGATCCGCGAGCTGACCGGCGGCGACGACCCCGACATCGTCTTCGAGCACCCCGGCCGGGAGACGTTCGGCGCGTCGGTCTACGTCGCCAAGCGCGGCGGCACCGTCGTGACCTGCGCGTCCACCAGCGGTTTCCTGCACCAGTACGACAACCGGTACCTGTGGATGCACCTCAAGCGGATCATCGGCTCGCACTTCGCGAACTACCGCGAGGCGTGGGAGGCCAACCGGTTGGTCGCGAAGGGAAAGATCCACCCGACACTGTCCAAGGTGTACTCCTTGGAGGACACCGGGCAGGCCGCGCACGACGTCCACCGCAACGCTCACCAGGGCAAGGTCGGCGTGCTCGCGCTGGCGCCGTCGGAAGGGCTCGGCGTGCGCGACCACGAGCTGCGCGCCGCGCACCTGACCGGTATCAACCGTTTCCGGGGCGTGTAA